A segment of the Pantoea sp. At-9b genome:
GGAATCGGCGCAATCACCCCGGAGGAGGTGGAAGTGATAATCCGTCCCCAGCCCCGCTGGCGCATGGCAGGCAGTACTTTGTCGGTCAACTGAATCAGCGAGGACACCATCAGCGAAAACTGCTGCTGCCAGACGGCGGCGGCGGTGCCTTGCGCCGTGGCCGGCGGTGGACCGCCAGAGTTGTTCACCAGAATATCGACATCACCCCAGTGTTGACGAATATCATTCAGTACCTGATCAAAGCTGTCAGGATCCGCCAGATCCAGTTGCCAGGCGTGCGCGGTGCCTCCTTGTTGCTGAATCTGACTGACGGTTTCCGCCAGCTTCTCCCGATGACGTCCGGTCACCGCGACCCTCGCCCCTTCCTGCGCCAGTGACAGCGCCATCGCCCGACCTAAACCACTGCCTGCACCGCAAACCAGTGCAACCCGATGTTGAATTTGCAAATCCATAAAACCACTCCTGATTGTATTTTCAGGATCATGATGTGCAAAAATGATGCCGGTTATTTACGTGGACGCTTAATATTCACCTGGTCATACGCGAATTGCAGATGTTTTTGCATCAGACTGGCGGCCAGTTCCTGCTTGTTTTCCCGCAGCGCATCGATGATCGCCACATGTTCTTCACACCACTCTTTCACGCGACGTTTGTTGTCGTAGCTGCCGAACTCCATCAGACGACGTAAACGGTTCTGTTGTTGAATTGCCTGTAACACAAACAGATTCCCGCTGGCTTCGGCGAGCAACTCGTGAAACGAGGCATCCGTTTCGAAAATATCTTTCGCCGGAACCAGAGTGATATCCGGGTGGGTGATCAGCCACAAATGCTGGGCGCGCAGGCGTTTCAGCAACTGGCGATCGACGCGGAGCTGGGGGGTTAACAGGGCGGCGGGTTCAATTATCAGGCGAAATCCGTAGCTGTTACGCAACGCAACTTCTGAGTTCAACGTTTGCAGGAACCGCCAGCCGTGCCCGGCGTTGCGTGCAATCAGGCCATCTTCCGACAGCTTTACCAGCGTGCGCGTCAGTACCCCACGATCCACGTCATAACGCTGAGCGATTTCGGTCTGGGTAAACGATTCCGGCAGAGTACCGGCAATGCGATCCCGCACCAGTAATTCATACAGGGTTTGATCATTACTTTTGGTTTGTTCGATGTTCAGCTGTTGCAGTTCATCGGCGCTCTTTAGCAGGAAGAAACCCTGATTGGGCCGGGCTTCCACCGCCCCCAGACGCGTCAATTCTTTCAATCCGGCGCGGATCGGCGTGCGGGAAACCCCCAGCGCATCGGCCAGATGTTGTTCACGTAAATGATGACCTGGATCGAATCTTGCTTCATATATCAGGTCAAGGATTTGCCGGGCGATCCGGCGACTGCTCGCAGTTGAGTCAGGCTGCATGGAGAGCTTGTACCTTAAGTGTATTGTTGTGGTCTGAATATACAATAACACGGGAAAAGTTTTGCAGCGAAATAAAGCAGGAAATGCACGATAAGCGTGCAAGTGCACCAGGAAGGGACGTGTTTTTGTCATCATGATTGTATTTGTTGATTCATAAAATCCAATATATTAACCAGGAGACGACGATGCCCAGCTCTTATTTCACCTTAAACCGCCTGCGCGGAATGATGTTCAGCCTGGCGTTGCTGCCCGTGATCAGCCATGCCGCCGTGGAAAGTGTCAGCCCCGGCAAACTGACGTATGGCACGGCAGCCACCTTTATGCCGTTCGAGTTTGTGAAAGACGGCAAGCTCACCGGCTTTGATATCGATCTCATCACCGCGCTGAGCAAGCACCTGGATCTGACGCCTGCGCCGATGGCGATGGAGTTCAAAGGCTTGATCCCGGCGTTACAGGGGAAACGCCTCGACATCATTAACTCGGCGATGTACGTCAACCCGACCCGTGCCGCCCAGGTGGATTTTGTTCCTTATCTGAAGATCGGCAGCCGCGTGGTGGTGCGTAAGGGCAACCCTGCCGGCATTACCGGTCGCGATATGTCGCTGTGTGGCAAAAACATCGCTGTCACCCTCGGTGGTATCGAAGAGAGCCAGGCGCGTGTGGACAACAAAAACTGCGTCGCGGCCAACAAGGCGGCCATCAACGTGCTGACCTTCCCGGCGGCCACTGACTCTGCGGTGGCCGTAGCACAAGGCCGCGCCGATGCCGAATTCCTCTCAACGCCGGGCACGCTGGCGCTGTTCAGCGAGAAACCGGATGTGTTCGCCGCAGTTGGCCCGGAGTTCGAAGCCGACACCCATATCGCCTTTGCGGTACGTAAAGGTGATGCCGAAACCAAA
Coding sequences within it:
- a CDS encoding SDR family oxidoreductase, producing MDLQIQHRVALVCGAGSGLGRAMALSLAQEGARVAVTGRHREKLAETVSQIQQQGGTAHAWQLDLADPDSFDQVLNDIRQHWGDVDILVNNSGGPPPATAQGTAAAVWQQQFSLMVSSLIQLTDKVLPAMRQRGWGRIITSTSSGVIAPIPNLALSNALRMSLLGWSKTLATEVAADGVTVNVLVPGRIATDRVSQLDAIKAKRENSTADAVAEKSRQGIPAGRYGAPAEYGATAAFLASQAASYITGTVLRVDGGMIDAI
- a CDS encoding GntR family transcriptional regulator encodes the protein MQPDSTASSRRIARQILDLIYEARFDPGHHLREQHLADALGVSRTPIRAGLKELTRLGAVEARPNQGFFLLKSADELQQLNIEQTKSNDQTLYELLVRDRIAGTLPESFTQTEIAQRYDVDRGVLTRTLVKLSEDGLIARNAGHGWRFLQTLNSEVALRNSYGFRLIIEPAALLTPQLRVDRQLLKRLRAQHLWLITHPDITLVPAKDIFETDASFHELLAEASGNLFVLQAIQQQNRLRRLMEFGSYDNKRRVKEWCEEHVAIIDALRENKQELAASLMQKHLQFAYDQVNIKRPRK
- a CDS encoding ABC transporter substrate-binding protein, with the translated sequence MPSSYFTLNRLRGMMFSLALLPVISHAAVESVSPGKLTYGTAATFMPFEFVKDGKLTGFDIDLITALSKHLDLTPAPMAMEFKGLIPALQGKRLDIINSAMYVNPTRAAQVDFVPYLKIGSRVVVRKGNPAGITGRDMSLCGKNIAVTLGGIEESQARVDNKNCVAANKAAINVLTFPAATDSAVAVAQGRADAEFLSTPGTLALFSEKPDVFAAVGPEFEADTHIAFAVRKGDAETKAQLEKGLQSLVKDGTYKQLIEKWNFPDSVAIF